The following proteins are co-located in the Micromonospora coriariae genome:
- a CDS encoding acetoin utilization protein AcuC, giving the protein MSDDTVVVWDESLLAYDMGDHPLDPVRVELTVALARELGILDRPGVRLVKPEPADDALLTRVHHPAYLAAVRAAPHDPLFAGYGLGTSDNPVFDGMHESSALVAGATVAAAEAVWRGEARRAVSVAGGLHHAMPARASGFCVYNDPAVAIARLLDLGAERIAYVDVDVHHGDGVQQIFWDDPRVLTVSVHETPLALFPGTGFPDETGGPGAQGTAVNMPLPPGVDDTGWQRAFHAIVPSVLRAFRPQVLVSQCGADGHRLDPLADLNLTVDGQRATYVALRALADELCGGRWVATGGGGYALVEVVPRAWSHLLAVATGDPLDPATLTPPRWRELAAARHPGREVPLRMTDDADPSYEPWQPTGEPNAVDRAIAATRKTVFPLLGLDPYDPRD; this is encoded by the coding sequence ATGTCCGACGACACTGTGGTGGTGTGGGACGAGTCGCTGCTCGCCTACGACATGGGTGACCATCCGCTCGACCCGGTCCGGGTGGAGCTGACCGTCGCGCTCGCCCGCGAGCTGGGCATCCTGGACCGTCCCGGGGTCCGCCTGGTCAAGCCGGAGCCCGCCGACGACGCCCTGCTCACCCGGGTGCACCACCCGGCCTACCTGGCCGCGGTGCGCGCCGCGCCGCACGACCCGCTCTTCGCCGGGTACGGGCTGGGCACCTCCGACAACCCGGTCTTCGACGGGATGCACGAGTCCAGCGCGCTGGTCGCCGGTGCCACGGTGGCCGCAGCCGAGGCGGTCTGGCGCGGTGAGGCGCGGCGGGCGGTGAGCGTGGCCGGTGGCCTGCACCACGCGATGCCCGCCCGGGCCTCGGGTTTCTGCGTCTACAACGACCCGGCGGTCGCCATCGCCCGCCTGCTCGACCTGGGCGCCGAGCGGATCGCGTACGTGGACGTGGACGTGCATCACGGCGACGGGGTGCAGCAGATCTTCTGGGACGACCCTCGGGTGCTCACGGTCAGCGTGCACGAGACTCCGCTGGCGCTGTTCCCGGGCACGGGTTTCCCGGACGAGACGGGTGGTCCGGGCGCGCAGGGCACGGCGGTCAACATGCCGCTGCCGCCGGGCGTCGACGACACCGGCTGGCAGCGGGCGTTCCACGCGATCGTGCCGTCGGTGCTGCGCGCGTTCCGGCCGCAGGTGCTGGTCAGCCAGTGCGGCGCCGACGGGCACCGGCTGGATCCGCTCGCCGACCTGAACCTGACGGTGGATGGGCAGCGGGCCACCTACGTGGCGTTGCGGGCGCTCGCCGACGAGTTGTGCGGCGGCCGCTGGGTCGCCACCGGCGGCGGCGGGTACGCGTTGGTCGAGGTGGTGCCCCGGGCCTGGAGCCATCTGCTGGCCGTGGCCACCGGTGACCCGCTCGACCCGGCCACGCTCACTCCGCCGCGCTGGCGGGAGCTGGCCGCCGCCCGCCATCCCGGCCGGGAGGTGCCGCTGCGGATGACCGACGACGCCGACCCGTCGTACGAGCCGTGGCAGCCGACCGGCGAGCCGAACGCGGTGGACCGGGCGATCGCGGCCACCCGCAAGACGGTCTTCCCGCTGCTCGGGCTCGACCCGTACGATCCGCGGGACTGA
- a CDS encoding sulfurtransferase, producing the protein MSGNQEPLIEVERLAAELDSADPPTLLDVRWRLAGPPGRDDYLAGHLPGAVFVDLDTALCGPPGAGGRHPLPDPAALQAALRAAGVRAGHPVVVYDGGDGLAAARAWWTLRWAGHRPVRVLHGGYPAWVAAGRSVSTAAPTPAPGDVEVRPGDLPVLDAGQAAALAAADDAVLLDVRAAPRYRGEVEPIDPVAGHVPGAANLPAGEYVGPDGRFPSADVLRERFAAAGVTGARSVGAYCGSGVTAAQAVLALHLAGRPDAALYVGSWSNWVADPTRPVASGPTPGR; encoded by the coding sequence ATGTCCGGTAATCAGGAGCCGCTGATCGAGGTCGAGCGGCTCGCCGCCGAGCTCGACAGCGCCGACCCGCCCACCCTGCTCGACGTCCGCTGGCGGCTCGCCGGCCCGCCCGGCCGCGACGACTACCTGGCCGGTCACCTGCCCGGTGCGGTCTTCGTCGACCTGGACACCGCGCTCTGCGGGCCGCCCGGCGCGGGCGGCCGGCACCCGCTGCCCGACCCGGCCGCGTTGCAGGCCGCGCTGCGGGCCGCCGGCGTCCGGGCCGGTCACCCAGTGGTGGTATACGACGGCGGCGACGGGCTGGCCGCCGCCCGGGCCTGGTGGACGCTGCGTTGGGCCGGGCATCGTCCCGTCCGCGTGCTGCACGGGGGCTATCCGGCCTGGGTCGCCGCCGGTCGATCCGTCTCCACGGCGGCGCCGACCCCGGCCCCCGGCGACGTCGAGGTGCGCCCCGGGGATCTTCCGGTGCTCGACGCCGGGCAGGCCGCCGCGCTGGCGGCCGCGGACGACGCCGTCCTGCTGGACGTCCGGGCCGCCCCCCGCTACCGGGGTGAGGTCGAGCCGATCGACCCGGTTGCCGGGCACGTCCCGGGCGCGGCGAACCTGCCCGCCGGGGAGTACGTCGGCCCGGACGGGCGTTTCCCGTCCGCCGACGTGCTGCGCGAACGGTTCGCCGCCGCCGGGGTGACCGGGGCGCGGTCGGTGGGGGCGTACTGCGGCTCCGGGGTGACCGCCGCGCAGGCCGTGCTCGCGCTGCACCTGGCGGGCCGGCCGGACGCGGCGCTCTACGTCGGATCGTGGAGCAACTGGGTGGCCGACCCGACCCGGCCGGTCGCCTCCGGGCCGACACCTGGCCGCTGA
- a CDS encoding metal-dependent transcriptional regulator, giving the protein MKSHDLVDTTEMYLRTILELEEEGVPPLRARIAERLKQSGPTVSQTVARMERDGLLTVEGDRHLMLTAQGRGTAVSVMRKHRLAELLLVNVIGMPYEEAHEEACRWEHVMSDAVEKRVYDLLNRPTRSPYGNPIPGLEELGSPEAAPTEAGEGERNLAFPGLSGPVVVRRICESVQTNADVLRQLHAAGVDPGATVTVAQERDGVSIDRSGDRVRLPREVASRVFVAAS; this is encoded by the coding sequence ATGAAGTCTCACGACCTGGTCGACACGACCGAAATGTACCTGCGCACCATCCTCGAGTTGGAGGAGGAAGGTGTGCCCCCGCTACGCGCCCGGATCGCCGAGCGGCTGAAGCAGAGCGGTCCCACCGTGAGCCAGACCGTCGCCCGGATGGAGCGCGACGGCCTCCTCACGGTCGAGGGCGACCGGCACCTGATGCTCACCGCACAGGGTCGCGGCACAGCCGTGTCCGTGATGCGCAAGCACCGCCTCGCCGAGCTGCTGCTGGTCAACGTCATCGGGATGCCCTACGAGGAGGCCCACGAGGAGGCCTGCCGCTGGGAGCACGTGATGAGCGACGCCGTGGAGAAGCGGGTGTACGACCTGCTCAACCGGCCGACCCGCTCCCCGTACGGCAACCCGATCCCGGGCCTGGAGGAGCTGGGCTCGCCGGAGGCGGCGCCCACCGAAGCCGGCGAGGGTGAGCGCAACCTGGCCTTCCCCGGTCTGTCCGGGCCGGTCGTGGTGCGCCGGATCTGCGAGAGCGTGCAGACCAACGCCGACGTGCTGCGCCAGCTGCACGCCGCCGGCGTCGACCCGGGTGCCACGGTGACGGTGGCCCAGGAGCGTGACGGGGTGTCGATCGACCGCTCCGGCGACCGGGTCCGGCTGCCCCGCGAGGTCGCCTCCCGGGTCTTCGTCGCCGCCAGCTGA
- a CDS encoding DUF5522 domain-containing protein — MTGERRPLADRPLTEPHPSRLPPEHPDRARILAAHSAALAAGEAGYLDPATGLFVLSAGFLAARGTCCGRGCRHCPYVDDQPAG; from the coding sequence GTGACCGGAGAGCGACGACCCCTGGCCGACCGGCCGCTCACCGAGCCGCACCCGTCCCGGCTGCCGCCCGAGCACCCGGACCGGGCCCGGATCCTCGCCGCGCACTCGGCCGCGCTCGCGGCAGGGGAGGCCGGCTACCTCGACCCGGCGACCGGGCTGTTCGTGCTCAGCGCCGGTTTCCTGGCTGCCCGCGGCACCTGCTGCGGACGCGGCTGCCGGCACTGCCCGTACGTGGATGACCAACCGGCCGGATGA
- a CDS encoding asparaginase: MSIALITLGGTIAMGGVDARRTGVVTRLTGADLTAAVPGLAELGVPVDVRDTHAVPSAHLTGRQLLDVVREASRAVTGGATGVVVTQGTDTLEEMAFLADLVWPHAAPLVFTGAMRNPTLAGADGPANLLAALRVAAAPATRDLGVLVAVNDEVHAARWLRKTHSTSTATFAAPNAGPIGQVIEGVVRVLTRPQRHEPLPRVDPDRLDATRVALYVVTMDDDGLLLDGLADTHQGLVVAGFGVGHVPATLAPVLGGLAGRMPVVLTSRSGAGSVLRHTYGAVGSETDLQRRGLLNGGLLDPYKARVLLRLLLAAGANRDEVAAALVGHG, from the coding sequence GTGTCCATCGCCCTGATCACCCTCGGCGGCACGATCGCGATGGGCGGCGTCGACGCCCGCCGGACGGGAGTGGTCACCCGGCTCACCGGCGCGGACCTCACCGCCGCCGTGCCCGGCCTCGCCGAGCTGGGCGTACCCGTGGACGTGCGCGACACCCACGCGGTGCCCAGCGCCCACCTCACCGGCCGCCAGCTGCTCGACGTGGTCAGGGAGGCGTCCCGGGCGGTGACCGGCGGCGCGACCGGCGTGGTGGTCACGCAGGGCACCGACACGCTGGAGGAGATGGCGTTCCTGGCCGATCTGGTCTGGCCGCACGCCGCCCCGCTGGTGTTCACCGGCGCGATGCGCAACCCCACCCTGGCCGGCGCGGACGGGCCGGCGAACCTGCTCGCGGCACTGCGCGTGGCCGCCGCGCCGGCCACCCGTGACCTGGGTGTGCTGGTCGCCGTCAACGACGAGGTGCACGCCGCCCGCTGGCTGCGCAAGACGCACAGCACCAGCACCGCCACCTTCGCCGCGCCCAACGCCGGCCCGATCGGGCAGGTGATCGAGGGGGTGGTGCGGGTGCTGACCCGGCCGCAGCGGCACGAGCCGCTGCCGCGGGTCGACCCGGACCGGCTCGACGCGACCCGGGTGGCCCTGTACGTGGTGACGATGGACGACGACGGGCTGCTGCTGGACGGGCTCGCCGACACCCACCAGGGCCTGGTGGTCGCCGGTTTCGGGGTGGGGCACGTGCCCGCGACCCTGGCTCCCGTGCTCGGGGGTCTCGCCGGCCGGATGCCGGTCGTGCTCACCTCCCGATCCGGGGCCGGGTCGGTGCTGCGGCACACGTACGGGGCGGTCGGCTCGGAGACCGACCTGCAACGGCGCGGGCTCCTCAACGGCGGGTTGCTCGACCCGTACAAGGCGCGCGTGCTGCTGCGCCTGCTGCTCGCCGCCGGTGCCAACCGGGACGAGGTGGCCGCCGCGCTGGTCGGGCACGGCTGA
- a CDS encoding MFS transporter has protein sequence MTQQVTRTPADTTGPGPSLWRSRNFLLLWGGQTVSELGTRLAGVAVPLLAADTLNASVFQVSLLTVLAWLPYLLFSLPAGIVADRVDQRRLMIGCDLGRAALMLSLPVAALVGQLTLPFLYLVVGLGGVLTVLFTVAYKSLLPRLVPADLLVDGNAKLTISQDAAELVGPTVSGALIGLVGAARTFLTNGFAFLVSALTLILIRDEPVRREPAPRVPLAVELTDGIGFIRRQPILVSILACTTWSNFFVMASASIEVTFLVRVLHANPVQVGLVFSVSAVGGLIVGVLAARLSAWLGSARVIWVAMAAPGPFYLLMPLAQPGWGVLLYGVGLAAFSANAVLFNVAAMSYRQRITPPAILGRVNAAFLWICFGVIPLGALTGGALGTALGLRGALWVCVLGTWAACLFVVCSPLRRMRDLPAVPLKGPTVSS, from the coding sequence GTGACCCAACAGGTGACCCGGACCCCGGCGGACACGACCGGGCCCGGCCCGTCGCTGTGGCGCAGCAGGAACTTCCTGCTGCTCTGGGGTGGTCAGACGGTCAGCGAACTGGGCACCCGGCTCGCCGGAGTGGCGGTGCCGCTGCTCGCCGCCGACACCCTGAACGCCAGCGTCTTCCAGGTCTCCCTGCTGACCGTCCTGGCCTGGTTGCCGTACCTGCTCTTCTCGCTGCCAGCGGGCATCGTCGCCGACCGGGTCGACCAGCGGCGGCTGATGATCGGGTGTGACCTGGGTCGGGCCGCGCTCATGCTGTCGCTGCCGGTGGCTGCCCTGGTCGGCCAGCTCACCCTGCCCTTCCTGTACCTGGTGGTCGGGCTCGGCGGGGTGCTCACCGTGCTGTTCACCGTGGCGTACAAGAGCCTGCTGCCCCGGCTGGTGCCGGCGGACCTGCTGGTGGACGGCAACGCCAAGCTCACCATCAGCCAGGATGCCGCCGAACTGGTCGGCCCGACGGTCAGCGGCGCGTTGATCGGGCTGGTCGGCGCCGCCCGGACGTTCCTGACGAACGGATTCGCCTTCCTGGTCAGCGCGCTGACGTTGATCCTGATCCGGGACGAGCCGGTACGCCGCGAGCCGGCCCCCCGCGTGCCACTGGCGGTGGAGCTGACCGACGGGATCGGCTTCATCCGGCGGCAACCCATCCTGGTCAGCATTCTGGCCTGCACCACCTGGTCGAACTTCTTCGTGATGGCGTCCGCGTCGATCGAGGTGACCTTCCTGGTTCGCGTGCTGCACGCCAACCCGGTGCAGGTGGGGTTGGTCTTCTCGGTCAGCGCGGTCGGCGGGCTGATCGTGGGGGTGCTGGCCGCCCGACTGTCGGCCTGGCTCGGCTCGGCCCGGGTGATCTGGGTGGCGATGGCCGCGCCGGGCCCGTTCTACCTGCTCATGCCACTGGCGCAGCCCGGCTGGGGGGTGCTGCTCTACGGGGTCGGTCTGGCCGCGTTCTCGGCAAACGCGGTGCTGTTCAACGTGGCGGCGATGTCGTACCGGCAGCGCATCACCCCGCCGGCGATCCTCGGGCGGGTCAACGCGGCGTTCCTGTGGATCTGCTTCGGGGTGATTCCGCTCGGCGCGCTGACCGGTGGCGCGCTCGGCACCGCGCTGGGACTGCGCGGGGCGCTGTGGGTGTGCGTACTGGGCACCTGGGCCGCCTGCCTGTTCGTGGTGTGCTCCCCGCTGCGCCGGATGCGGGACCTGCCGGCGGTGCCGCTGAAGGGTCCGACGGTTTCGTCGTAG
- a CDS encoding MerR family transcriptional regulator, which produces MNDETRYSIGELARRTGLSVKTIRYYADRGIVPPTGRTPAGYRHYGPDAVARLELVRTLRDLGVDLAAIRRVVDREVPLAEVAAAHAEALAVQIRVLRLRQAVLTAAARGGGGAEQIELLHTLARLSGQERRRLVADFLDAVFDGLATAPAYPGIMRSLTPELPDDPSTEQVQAWVELAELAQDADFRASMRRLVRQYAADHDVPGLPRPDAVAVVRDAVAPALAAGLDPAGPEADSVIRAVTARYAGLRASPDDADLRKRLLDRLDAANDPRRDRYLDLLAVINGWSGGGAVAPALDWFSRALRARMPSPAR; this is translated from the coding sequence ATGAACGACGAAACGCGCTATTCGATCGGCGAGCTGGCCCGGCGGACCGGCCTGAGCGTCAAGACCATCCGGTACTACGCCGACCGTGGGATCGTGCCGCCGACCGGGCGGACCCCGGCCGGCTACCGCCACTACGGCCCGGACGCCGTCGCCCGGCTGGAGCTGGTCCGGACGTTGCGCGACCTCGGCGTGGACCTCGCCGCCATCCGGCGGGTGGTGGACCGCGAGGTGCCGTTGGCGGAGGTGGCCGCCGCGCACGCCGAGGCGTTGGCGGTGCAGATCCGCGTGCTACGGCTGCGCCAGGCGGTGCTCACCGCAGCCGCTCGGGGCGGCGGAGGAGCCGAGCAGATAGAGCTGCTGCACACCCTGGCCCGGCTCTCCGGGCAGGAGCGTCGACGACTGGTCGCCGATTTCCTCGACGCCGTCTTCGACGGCCTGGCCACCGCACCGGCGTACCCGGGGATCATGCGGTCGCTGACCCCGGAGCTGCCCGACGATCCCAGCACCGAGCAGGTGCAGGCGTGGGTGGAGCTGGCCGAGCTGGCCCAGGACGCGGACTTTCGCGCCAGCATGCGGCGGCTGGTGCGGCAGTACGCCGCCGACCACGACGTCCCGGGGCTGCCGCGCCCGGACGCCGTCGCGGTGGTCCGCGACGCGGTGGCCCCCGCCCTGGCGGCCGGCCTGGACCCGGCCGGGCCCGAAGCCGACTCCGTGATCAGGGCCGTCACCGCCCGCTACGCGGGCCTTCGAGCCAGTCCCGACGACGCCGACCTGCGCAAGCGGCTGTTGGACCGGCTGGACGCCGCGAACGACCCCCGCCGGGACCGGTACCTCGACCTGCTCGCAGTGATCAACGGCTGGTCGGGCGGCGGCGCGGTGGCACCAGCACTCGACTGGTTCAGCCGTGCCCTGCGCGCCCGAATGCCGTCGCCGGCCCGCTGA
- a CDS encoding DUF2332 domain-containing protein — MTTAEAYATFAGREVRGVSPAYERLSLAVSRDDALLALLDGLPPAKRQPNLLFGVVRWLGGPVEDPAAFHEYAVANWSAIEAQMRTRATQTNEAGRCAVLLPVLAALPQPLALLEVGASAGLCLYPDRYAYRYGEHRVGSGEPVLECAATGFVPPARVPEVVWRAGLDLNPLDVTDPDDVSWLDALVWPEHEHRRARLRAAAAVAAADPPLLVRGDLVDDLPALAARAPAGATLVVFHTSVLYQVSAPRREAFVRLVRGLPGHWVANEAPEVLPHEVLPESPEEGLYNVLALDGTPLAWTRGHGQAITWFA; from the coding sequence ATGACGACCGCTGAGGCGTACGCCACGTTCGCCGGCCGCGAGGTGCGCGGGGTCTCGCCCGCGTACGAGCGGCTGTCCCTGGCGGTGTCCCGCGACGATGCCCTGCTCGCCCTGCTCGACGGGCTTCCGCCGGCCAAGCGGCAGCCGAACCTGTTGTTCGGTGTTGTCCGGTGGCTCGGCGGCCCGGTCGAGGACCCGGCCGCGTTCCACGAGTACGCGGTGGCGAACTGGTCGGCCATCGAGGCGCAGATGCGGACTCGGGCCACCCAGACCAACGAGGCCGGTCGGTGTGCGGTCCTGCTGCCGGTGCTCGCCGCGCTGCCGCAGCCCCTCGCTCTGCTGGAGGTCGGGGCGTCCGCCGGGCTCTGCCTCTATCCCGACCGGTACGCCTACCGCTACGGCGAGCATCGGGTGGGCTCCGGCGAGCCGGTCCTGGAGTGCGCGGCCACTGGGTTTGTCCCGCCGGCACGCGTACCCGAGGTGGTGTGGCGGGCCGGCCTGGACCTCAACCCCCTCGACGTGACCGACCCCGACGACGTGTCCTGGTTGGACGCGCTCGTCTGGCCGGAGCACGAGCACCGGCGGGCCCGGCTGCGGGCCGCGGCGGCGGTCGCCGCGGCCGATCCGCCGTTGCTGGTACGCGGCGACCTGGTGGACGACCTGCCGGCGCTGGCGGCGCGGGCGCCGGCCGGAGCGACCCTCGTGGTCTTCCACACCTCCGTGCTCTACCAGGTGTCCGCGCCGCGTCGGGAGGCGTTCGTCCGGCTGGTCCGTGGGCTGCCCGGGCACTGGGTCGCCAACGAGGCACCGGAGGTGCTGCCGCATGAGGTGCTGCCGGAGTCGCCCGAGGAGGGGCTGTACAACGTCCTCGCGCTGGACGGCACGCCGTTGGCCTGGACCCGGGGACACGGCCAGGCGATCACCTGGTTCGCCTGA
- a CDS encoding FAD-dependent monooxygenase yields the protein MRGDGVRVLIVGGGVAGLATVAALRDWGATVDVVERAPGPDDSGTGIYLTGNATRMLDVLGLREPILDVAVEITRQRSANQRGRRLFDIDVAALWQGVGPCASLPRAQLHRALLAGVGDAPIRWGRQPVALAEEGAVIAVEFDDDSTARYDLVIGADGVNSTVRRLAFNGRTARDLGQYAYRWVAPRIDDEPVWSVQLGRGRQFLTIPISDEQTYCYYNDGPVADRPGWRDELGATFTEPAAMMLKALDYVTSTLHAGPNQEVVLDSWSRGPVLLIGDAAHATSPNMAQGAAMALEDAVVLADSLAAAGNIAEALHGYEMRRRPRTDWVLSQTHRRDKATGLPPALRDLVLRRLGEQMFRSNYGPLFTQP from the coding sequence GTGCGGGGTGACGGTGTCCGGGTACTGATCGTCGGCGGCGGTGTCGCCGGGCTGGCGACGGTGGCCGCGTTGCGGGACTGGGGCGCGACGGTCGACGTGGTTGAGCGGGCACCTGGGCCGGACGACTCCGGTACCGGCATCTACCTCACCGGCAACGCGACCCGGATGCTCGACGTACTCGGTCTGCGGGAGCCGATCCTCGACGTCGCCGTGGAGATCACGCGGCAGCGCAGCGCCAACCAGCGCGGACGCCGCCTCTTCGACATCGACGTGGCCGCACTGTGGCAGGGCGTCGGGCCCTGCGCCTCCCTGCCGCGAGCGCAGTTGCACCGAGCCCTGCTCGCGGGCGTCGGCGACGCGCCGATCCGCTGGGGCCGCCAGCCGGTCGCGCTCGCCGAGGAGGGCGCCGTGATCGCCGTCGAGTTCGACGACGACAGCACCGCACGGTACGACCTGGTGATCGGCGCCGACGGCGTGAACTCGACGGTCCGGCGGCTCGCCTTCAACGGTCGGACGGCCCGCGACCTCGGCCAGTACGCGTACCGGTGGGTCGCTCCCCGAATCGACGACGAGCCGGTCTGGTCAGTGCAGTTGGGGCGCGGTAGGCAGTTCCTCACGATCCCGATCAGCGACGAGCAGACGTACTGCTACTACAACGACGGCCCGGTGGCCGACCGGCCCGGCTGGCGCGACGAGTTGGGGGCAACGTTCACCGAGCCGGCCGCGATGATGCTCAAGGCCCTCGACTACGTCACCAGCACCCTGCACGCCGGGCCGAACCAGGAGGTCGTCCTCGACTCCTGGTCCCGAGGGCCGGTGCTGCTGATCGGCGACGCCGCTCACGCCACCTCGCCGAACATGGCCCAGGGCGCGGCGATGGCCCTGGAGGACGCCGTCGTGCTCGCCGATTCACTGGCCGCCGCCGGGAACATCGCCGAGGCGTTGCACGGGTACGAGATGCGCCGCCGCCCGCGTACCGACTGGGTGCTCAGCCAGACGCACCGCCGGGACAAGGCCACCGGGCTGCCGCCCGCGCTGCGCGACCTGGTGCTGCGCCGCCTTGGCGAGCAGATGTTCCGGTCGAACTACGGGCCGCTGTTCACCCAGCCCTAA
- a CDS encoding DNA-binding protein, giving the protein MTALFGVSRQRVLQITRRPGFPEPIARLIGTTIWDADEVDEWAKHNRPPRPTDGDEDR; this is encoded by the coding sequence TTGACCGCCCTGTTCGGCGTGTCGCGGCAGCGGGTACTACAGATCACCCGCCGACCCGGCTTCCCTGAGCCGATCGCTCGCCTGATCGGAACGACGATCTGGGACGCGGACGAGGTGGACGAGTGGGCCAAACACAACCGCCCACCACGCCCAACCGATGGCGACGAAGACCGCTGA
- a CDS encoding DUF6817 domain-containing protein encodes MTFGSAARAFLREHGTEAIEHPGGTLYSHLCRVEQRLAAAGAAPPVQLAGLTHAAYSTDGFDLALIPWTDRDLLRAVIGLEAEALVYLYGACDRDRTWPALATTSTVHDRFTGQRRVLESHLIGSFVDLSIVNELDVIEQSPALLVKHGDYFRDLFARWAPLTSPKVADEIQRLMGPRK; translated from the coding sequence ATGACCTTCGGCAGCGCGGCGCGGGCGTTTCTGCGAGAGCACGGCACGGAAGCGATCGAGCATCCCGGCGGCACTCTCTACTCCCACCTGTGTCGCGTCGAACAGCGCCTCGCGGCAGCCGGTGCTGCCCCACCCGTGCAGCTGGCCGGTCTCACCCATGCTGCCTACAGCACGGATGGTTTCGACCTGGCGCTGATCCCTTGGACCGATCGGGACCTGCTCCGAGCCGTGATCGGACTGGAAGCCGAGGCACTCGTATACCTGTACGGGGCTTGTGACCGTGACCGTACCTGGCCGGCTTTGGCCACCACCTCCACCGTGCATGATCGCTTCACCGGGCAGAGAAGGGTTCTCGAGTCCCATCTCATTGGGTCGTTCGTGGATCTGAGCATCGTCAACGAACTCGACGTCATCGAGCAGAGTCCGGCGCTGCTTGTCAAACACGGCGACTACTTCCGCGACCTCTTCGCCCGCTGGGCGCCACTGACGTCGCCCAAGGTGGCCGACGAGATCCAGCGGCTGATGGGACCGCGTAAGTGA
- a CDS encoding class I SAM-dependent methyltransferase, producing MALIAYDNVDAAAFEETRHLRDDDLATWRAAIGRHFEPRSGARLLDLGCGTGSWARAFRTWWPGIDVMAVEPSAAMRERAMFQPVAAGAADDIPLPDASLDGVWLSTVIHHVPDLEAAAREIRRVLKPGAPVLIRSAFAGRHEAINLFRWFPEAVAVLDRYPSIPNVEAAFATAGFTTTGCEPVPQVTAQSVADAAAGLQREAHTPLQLISDEAYAAGVARLQEAARTESGPVVDALDLLVLR from the coding sequence ATGGCTCTCATCGCATACGACAACGTGGACGCAGCGGCGTTCGAGGAGACCCGGCACCTGCGAGATGATGACCTCGCTACCTGGCGTGCCGCGATCGGCCGGCACTTCGAGCCCCGATCCGGGGCGCGCCTGCTCGACCTTGGATGCGGCACCGGCAGTTGGGCACGGGCGTTCCGCACCTGGTGGCCCGGCATAGACGTCATGGCAGTCGAGCCCTCGGCAGCGATGCGTGAGCGGGCGATGTTTCAGCCAGTCGCGGCCGGCGCGGCCGACGACATCCCGCTCCCGGACGCAAGCCTCGACGGGGTCTGGCTCTCCACCGTGATCCACCACGTTCCCGACCTGGAAGCCGCCGCCCGCGAGATCCGGCGGGTGCTGAAGCCGGGCGCACCGGTGCTGATCCGCTCCGCGTTCGCCGGCCGGCACGAAGCGATCAACCTGTTCCGCTGGTTCCCGGAAGCCGTCGCCGTGTTGGACCGCTACCCGAGCATCCCCAACGTCGAGGCGGCGTTCGCCACCGCCGGCTTCACGACGACCGGCTGCGAACCAGTCCCACAAGTGACCGCCCAGTCGGTGGCCGATGCCGCCGCCGGCCTGCAGCGCGAGGCGCATACGCCGCTGCAGTTGATCAGCGACGAAGCCTATGCGGCGGGCGTAGCCCGTCTGCAGGAGGCCGCACGAACCGAGTCCGGCCCGGTCGTCGATGCCCTCGACCTGCTGGTACTCCGGTGA
- a CDS encoding SDR family NAD(P)-dependent oxidoreductase, with the protein MVTGSSRGLSAALTEHLADQGWNVVACVRTESAAVSIKRAGVEPVLQDVRAPVSEALLAAVRGRPIDALINNAGIGAPARPLADCDPQTILNAVDVNVAGPMRLTQAMLPMLLAAPAPLIINVSSPARFAGCAGRGRLRRPTDQLRLPHLQSRSENADGRPRSGTCWSRTVLGCPSGQPHHRHGSGRRGHVARRGRRPARPTAGQLRQVSLPAEPRSCPRREQRKVPRTLSSGGHPFGQTRR; encoded by the coding sequence GTGGTCACCGGCAGCAGCCGAGGGCTCAGCGCGGCCCTGACCGAGCATCTCGCCGACCAGGGTTGGAACGTCGTCGCCTGTGTCCGCACAGAGTCCGCAGCCGTGTCGATCAAGCGGGCCGGCGTTGAACCTGTTCTGCAGGACGTCCGGGCACCGGTGAGCGAGGCCCTTCTGGCGGCTGTCCGGGGACGGCCGATCGATGCGCTGATCAACAACGCCGGCATCGGAGCTCCGGCCCGCCCGCTGGCGGACTGCGACCCGCAGACGATCCTGAACGCCGTTGACGTCAACGTCGCGGGTCCGATGCGTCTGACTCAGGCCATGCTGCCGATGCTGCTGGCCGCGCCCGCACCGCTGATCATCAACGTGTCGTCCCCGGCTCGGTTCGCTGGCTGCGCAGGCCGCGGGCGACTTCGCCGGCCGACGGACCAGCTACGCCTACCGCATCTCCAAAGCCGCTCAGAAAATGCTGACGGTCGCCCCCGCTCGGGAACTTGCTGGTCGCGTACGGTGCTGGGCTGTCCATCCGGGCAGCCTCACCACCGCCATGGGAGCGGGCGACGCGGACACGTCGCCCGGCGAGGCCGCCGCCCGGCTCGGCCAACTGCTGGACAGCTCCGTCAGGTGTCGTTGCCCGCCGAACCCAGGTCGTGTCCGCGTCGTGAGCAACGGAAAGTCCCCCGGACGCTATCGTCCGGGGGACATCCCTTTGGTCAGACTCGCCGATGA